One region of Coregonus clupeaformis isolate EN_2021a chromosome 31, ASM2061545v1, whole genome shotgun sequence genomic DNA includes:
- the LOC121547238 gene encoding proliferation marker protein Ki-67 isoform X1, with the protein MPLHGRIVVIKRSGGDGTEFPLTASCLFGRNPDCDIRIQLPQVSKEHCRIELNENKEVILTNLSSVNPTRVNGEVFQQSECLKHGDLITIIDRSFRFEYHPPPTPKKNRYSAARKNETPQVLHETQARDTRAKDGTNTSVVQLQEDGILEQNKPSSSFCELYQMFKQDLDSKTPKKAPGTPASRLCPQKPIPTNKVDGVSVISTPKKVETENVSPVITGVTPKSAQRRRMSFQGWVVEGNVPDEDFIQLTPSIQETPKGKRRSSQSKTPTTVEEKSTPVSQKKSRLATPQKFTASEVVEQISECPTAETAKTPTRRRSKEATPIKSLVTEVEPPADAVILNQDQTVVSENSTPSTFKIEPCRSPQASPRSAGKKLQAQDVLRELEVTTPTNVKQSSAKKRKSGDLKTELSTPLGKRKRVSFGGHLEPELFDKRLPPDSPLRKGATPGRRSLCVPKMKRSLLRRASAIGLIKEHEQSAPENPKVKGSPGKIVSPKTPSPAKSPPKASPKTPSPAKKTPNAKTPSPGKVKTLKTAVKTPSARRKSPLKDESQTPKAGMTPVSLQSANTTPTVQRRFSVSRISTSSPTADQDSVPQTPVTVTLRVPLRRTSMKSTSKTTEKSTMKNTLQVIRRRSGVPRASMKVVSSWADIVKFGQTKAQAVIPTKKTSIRVTKTKKNVVPKPKTPARKLIGHVSTGHADSPVTIVVGKAHKLKVSQPCGAAPKLVHNIALLKKNMTMDEDLSGVAEMFKTPAKQRKSVANVQSALKTPQRVQSTSMIESVMETPEATGEMVVSPLVVSTAKRGVYNSDAVIRLLRDYQESSFITANATQEEADDSCSKPSEIPALERSCEESKEEQQPESKTAISTLIQKKPEQPDYLTGVKRIMKTPRQKADPIEDLTGKLLKTPKQQKPEQPDYLTGVKRIMKTPRQKADPIEDLTGKLLKTPKQQKPEQPDYLTGVKRIMKTPRQKADPIEDLTGKLLKTPKQQKPEQPECLTGVKRIMKTPRPKAVPIEDLRGKLMNTPRGSKAAQEVNFSGVKELLKTPKYNAQPVEEISGEAQNDQNVHSKTKEIQEEAIYPECVSDAMTTVEQSEALAATPEAVEEEQPVEAVEEVEEPAAALSSETVEETEGHAAVPANAVEEEQPAEAVEEPDAAPSEVVEKIEEPAASLAEAMEEIEEPTAAPAEAVEEEQPAPPAEAVEEVEPVAAPAEAVEVEHLESEEPAAPVKGRGKKTEGIVPPPARPSARRRGARHNESSSVEAQVETIDSVDVQEKMDADTVPAEKPKRGQKAKPASVEQVETVQENTVEFISVPVTEKVEAQTRVVRSKRGRKPKQDSVEVVEEEVLEIPPIEIVEAKELSASVPVEKPRARGRRAKQESVEEAKTMEEHVAEAVVVEITPTEEMEAPVPVAKPKRGRKTKQEFVEQVESVSVETPVEQVEAQELTTVAPVEKPKRGGRKTKQASVEFVLEHPVESVTVDAEAQEQTVVAPVEKHKRGRTKQNPESVVPPVSTETQEETSAPPTEKLKRGRRAKRKVPEVVEVENMIVQEVHVPAQTEEVDAKPESEETIAEAEEHLEAPVVKSGRGRKARAVVKDEVPAKRKRRGAADSPKETTAAEATVGVPTEPVKRGKRAGKSTVFSNETTIAAESNPLEAEVTDTKKGKAVSETTSDQANSIEGMETIDEDSKNTSKSVHWKPDLEVTHMVTPLPKQRKSRRNDTVPMCKVDEQPAQIEEQEVVKAVRGKRARTNVAVKEETAQSTSSRRAHHSATESTETSTAEATVCISKPVNKRNTARNTKKAEEVDLSDKTVPKEPVKKTRRGAKSTAAAPIETTSTTPTVTEEVPETISEVASEGRGKGSKRAKAASQGIDIEQATESEQLSKPRRGRAVRK; encoded by the exons ATGCCCCTGCACGGTAGAATTGTTGTAATCAAAAGGAGTGGAGGAGATGGGACTGAGTTTCCTCTGACTGCATCATGCTTATTTGGAAG GAACCCTGACTGCGACATTCGCATTCAACTTCCCCAAGTCTCCAAGGAGCATTGCAGGATTGAGCTGAATGAAAATAAAGAG GTTATTTTAACCAATTTGAGTTCAGTGAACCCGACCCGTGTCAATGGGGAGGTTTTTCAGCAGTCTGAATGTTTGAAACATGGAGATCTAATCACAATTATTGACCGTTCTTTCAG GTTTGAATACCACCCACCACCCACTCCAAAGAAAAATAGATATTCTGCTGCTAGAAAAAATGAAACTCCTCAG GTTTTACATGAAACCCAAGCGAGGGATACCAGAGCTAAAGATGGAACCAACACTTCTGTGGTCCAACTCCAGGAGGATGGAATTCTTGAACAGAACAAGCCAAGCTCCTCCTTCTGTGAGCTGTATCAAATGTTCAAACAAGATCTGGATTCCAAGACTCCAAAGAAAGCACCTGGAACACCTGCTTCAAGGCTTTGTCCACAGAAACCTATCCCAACCAATAAAGTGGATGGGGTGTCTGTCATTTCCACACCCAAGAAGGTGGAGACTGAAAATGTGTCACCTGTTATCACTGGAGTGACTCCAAAATCAGCTCAGAGGAGGCGAATGTCCTTCCAAGGTTGGGTTGTTGAGGGGAATGTGCCAGATGAAGATTTCATCCAGCTGACTCCATCTATTCAAGAAACTCCCAAAGGTAAAAGGCGTTCTTCACAGTCCAAAACACCCACCACTGTTGAAGAAAAATCCACCCCTGTTTCTCAGAAGAAAAGTCGTCTGGCAACACCCCAGAAGTTCACCGCTAGTGAAGTGGTTGAGCAGATTTCTGAGTGTCCGACTGCAGAAACCGCAAAGACCCCCACTAGGAGGAGGAGCAAGGAAGCCACTCCCATCAAATCTTTGGTAACTGAGGTAGAACCACCTGCTGACGCAGTCATTTTAAACCAAGACCAGACCGTAGTGAGTGAGAATTCCACGCCAAGTACCTTTAAGATAGAGCCCTGCCGCTCTCCACAGGCTTCACCAAGGTCTGCTGGGAAAAAGCTTCAAGCCCAGGATGTGCTTCGTGAACTAGAGGTGACCACACCCACCAATG TTAAACAGTCATCCGCTAAGAAACGGAAGAGTGGAGACCTTAAAACAGAATTGTCAACACCACTGGGCAAGAGAAAAAGGGTTTCATTTGGAGGTCATTTGGAGCCGGAACTGTTCGATAAACGTCTGCCTCCTGACTCCCCACTACGCAAAGGAGCCACTCCTGGACGGCGCAGCTTGTGTGTCCCTAAAATGAAACGGTCACTCCTCAGGAGAGCATCTGCAATTGGTCTGATAAAG GAGCATGAACAGTCTGCCCCAGAGAACCCTAAAGTGAAAGGAAGTCCAGGAAAGATTGTATCTCCCAAGACTCCCTCGCCTGCCAAGTCACCACCGAAGGCATCTCCCAAAACTCCCTCACCTGCCAAGAAGACACCGAACGCTAAAACTCCATCTCCAGGTAAAGTGAAGACCCTGAAAACCGCTGTCAAGACTCCATCTGCTCGAAGAAAGTCTCCATTAAAAGATGAATCTCAAACACCCAAGGCTGGGATGACCCCCGTGAGTTTGCAGTCAGCCAACACAACACCCACTGTGCAACGCCGGTTCTCAGTGTCCCGCATCAGCACCTCATCACCCACCGCAGACCAGGACTCTGTCCCACAGACACCTGTCACTGTAACCCTGCGTGTTCCCTTGAGGAGAACGAGCATGAAGTCTACCTCGAAGACAACAGAGAAAAGCACAATGAAGAATACCCTACAAGTCATCCGTAGAAGAAGTGGTGTTCCTCGGGCATCTATGAAAG TTGTGAGTTCCTGGGCTGATATTGTGAAGTTCGGCCAGACCAAGGCCCAAGCGGTTATCCCAACCAAGAAAACGTCCATCCGAGTGACCAAGACTAAGAAGAATGTTGTACCAAAACCCAAG ACACCTGCGAGGAAGCTCATAGGACATGTCAGCACTGGTCATGCAGATTCGCCTGTGACCATTGTTGTGGGCAAAGCTCACAAGCTGAAAGTCAGTCAGCCATGTGGGGCTGCCCCAAAGCTTGTCCACAACATTGCACTGCTAAAAAAGAACATGACAATGGATGAGGATTTGTCAG GAGTTGCAGAAATGTTCAAGACCCCTGCAAAGCAAAGGAAGTCTGTGGCCAATGTGCAGAGTGCCCTCAAGACCCCCCAGAGAGTCCAGTCTACATCTATGATTGAATCAGTGATGGAGACCCCAGAGGCCACTG GTGAAATGGTGGTGTCTCCTCTTGTTGTTTCTACTGCTAAACGGGGTGTGTACAACAGTGATGCAGTCATTAGACTCCTTCGGGATTATCAAGAATCCAGTTTCATCACTGCAAATGCCACTCAGGAGGAAGCTGATGACTCTTGTTCCAAACCAAGTGAGATCCCTGCCTTGGAGAGGTCTTGCGAAGAATCTAAGGAAGAACAGCAGCCAGAGTCAAAGACCGCGATCTCCACTCTCATACAGAAGAAACCTGAACAACCCGACTATCTCACTGGAGTGAAGAGGATTATGAAGACTCCAAGACAGAAGGCAGACCCCATTGAAGACCTCACAGGGAAACTGTTGAAAACTCCCAAACAACAGAAACCTGAGCAACCCGACTATCTCACTGGAGTGAAGAGGATTATGAAGACTCCAAGACAGAAGGCAGACCCCATTGAAGACCTCACAGGGAAACTGTTGAAAACTCCCAAACAACAGAAACCTGAGCAACCCGACTATCTCACTGGAGTGAAGAGGATTATGAAGACTCCAAGACAGAAGGCAGACCCCATTGAAGACCTCACAGGGAAACTGTTGAAAACTCCCAAACAACAGAAACCTGAGCAACCCGAATGTCTCACTGGAGTGAAGAGGATCATGAAGACCCCAAGACCGAAGGCTGTACCCATCGAGGACCTTAGAGGAAAACTGATGAACACTCCAAGAGGGTCTAAGGCTGCTCAAGAAGTAAACTTCAGTGGTGTAAAGGAACTCCTGAAGACCCCCAAATACAACGCTCAACCTGTTGAAGAGATTTCTGGTGAAGCCCAAAATGATCAAAATGTCCACAGCAAGACAAAAGAG attCAAGAAGAAGCTATTTATCCTGAATGTGTGTCGGATGCCATGACAACAGTGGAGCAGAGCGAAGCGCTTGCTGCTACTCCTGAGGCAGTGGAGGAAGAACAGCCTGTTGAGGCAGTGGAGGAGGTAGAAGAGCCTGCTGCTGCTCTTTCTTCTGAGACAGTGGAGGAGACTGAGGGGCATGCTGCTGTACCTGCTAATGCTGTAGAGGAAGAACAGCCCGCTGAGGCGGTAGAAGAGCCTGATGCTGCTCCTTCCGAGGTAGTGGAAAAGATAGAAGAGCCTGCTGCTTCTCTTGCTGAGGCAATGGAGGAGATCGAAGAGCCAactgctgctcctgctgaggcAGTGGAGGAAGAACAGCCTGCTCCTCCTGCTGAGGCAGTGGAGGAGGTAGAGCCAGTTGCTGCACCTGCTGAGGCAGTGGAGGTAGAACATCTTGAAAGTGAAGAGCCTGCTGCTCCAGTAAAAGGTAGAGGCAAGAAAACTGAGGGGATTGTGCCACCACCAGCCAGACCATCTGCTAGAAGGAGAGGGGCAAGACATAATGAAAGCAGTAGCGTTGAGGCACAAGTGGAAACAATAGATTCTGTGGATGTGCAGGAGAAAATGGATGCTGACACAGTTCCTGCTGAAAAGCCGAAGAGAGGACAAAAGGCCAAACCGGCTTCTGTGGAGCAAGTTGAAACCGTGCAGGAGAACACTGTTGAATTCATTAGTGTTCCTGTCACTGAAAAGGTTGAGGCCCAGACTCGAGTCGTTAGATCTAAGCGAGGAAGAAAGCCTAAACAGGATTCAGTAGAAGTTGTTGAAGAGGAGGTTCTTGAAATTCCTCCAAttgagattgtggaggccaaggaGCTATCTGCTAGTGTTCCTGTTGAGAAACCACGGGCAAGAGGAAGACGGGCTAAACAGGAGTCTGTAGAAGAAGCCAAAACAATGGAAGAACATGTTGCTGAAGCTGTGGTGGTTGAAATTACTCCTACAGAAGAGATGGAGGCCCCAGTCCCTGTTGCAAAACCCAAGAGAGGAAGAAAGACTAAGCAGGAGTTTGTGGAACAAGTGGAGTCTGTGAGTGTTGAAACTCCTGTTGAACAGGTTGAGGCCCAGGAGCTGACCACTGTGGCTCCAGTTGAGAAACCCAAAAGAGGCGGAAGAAAGACTAAGCAGGCTTCTGTAGAGTTCGTTTTGGAACATCCTGTTGAGTCAGTGACTGTGGACGCTGAAGCCCAGGAGCAGACCGTGGTGGCTCCGGTTGAGAAACATAAAAGAGGAAGGACTAAACAGAATCCCGAGAGTGTCGTCCCTCCAGTATCCACAGAGACTCAGGAGGAAACATCTGCTCCCCCTACAGAGAAACTTAAAAGAGGAAGAAGAGCGAAGCGGAAGGTTCCTGAAGTGGTAGAAGTTGAGAACATGATAGTGCAGGAAGTCCACGTCCCTGCACAAACTGAGGAGGTTGATGCTAAACCAGAGAGTGAAGAGACCATTGCTGAGGCTGAAGAACATCTGGAAGCTCCTGTTGTCAAATCAGGACGGGGAAGGAAGGCAAGAGCCGTTGTGAAGGATGAAGTGCCTGCCAAGAGGAAACGCAGAGGAGCAGCTGATTCCCCAAAGGAGACCACTGCTGCAGAAGCAACTGTTGGAGTTCCAACAGAGCCTGTCAAGAGAGGCAAAAGGGCAGGTAAATCCACAGTCTTTTCCAATGAAACCACCATTGCAGCTGAGAGCAATCCATTGGAGGCTGAGGTAACAGACACTAAAAAGGGAAAGGCTGTTTCTGAAACTACCTCTGACCAGGCAAATTCTATTGAAGGCATGGAAACTATCGATGAAGACTCAAAAAATACCTCAAAATCTGTTCATTGGAAACCTGATTTGGAAGTTACACATATGGTCACCCCTCTTCCTAAACAGAGAAAATCCAGACGGAATGATACTGTTCCCATGTGTAAGGTTGACGAACAGCCTGCACAAATTGAAGAACAGGAGGTTGTGAAGGCAGTGCGAGGAAAAAGGGCAAGAACTAACGTCGCGGTCAAAGAGGAGACCGCACAATCAACATCCTCAAGAAGGGCACACCATAGTGCTACAGAGTCCACAGAGACCTCCACTGCTGAAGCCACTGTCTGCATTTCAAAGCCTGTAAACAAAAGAAATACAGCAAGAAATACAAAGAAAGCTGAAGAGGTAGATCTCTCAGATAAAACTGTTCCAAAGGAACCTGTCAAAAAAACAAGACGAGGAGCAAAGTCTACTGCTGCAGCTCCCATTGAGACCACTAGCACTACTCCTACTGTCACTGAGGAAGTGCCAGAGACCATCTCAGAAGTAGCTTCAGAAGGAAGAGGAAAAGGATCCAAAAGGGCAAAAGCTGCATCTCAGGGAATTGACATTGAGCAAGCTACTGAATCCGAGCAGCTGAGTAAGCCCCGCAGAGGGAGAGCTGTAAGAAAATAG